Proteins co-encoded in one Malus sylvestris chromosome 7, drMalSylv7.2, whole genome shotgun sequence genomic window:
- the LOC126630399 gene encoding uncharacterized protein LOC126630399 — MEKKQVGELVSVTFTWKIEKFSRLRSQKHYSDGFNVGDFEWQIVVYPKGSSGIPGTQDLSIYLKVADASALPSGWSKYAQFTLTVVNQVKYDKSITVETKHVFCASKRDWGFTSFMPLSELCDVAQGFIVNDTCVLEAEVAVSQVDHRAEVQETWFCPPLKPSHHEDERQGYSDVEAVQLTAPISEQVHAFQDAPSSEQKQTNADFDQVLISSVAVTTPSSAQVLALWDGPSDGQVWNGGDDSPVGSPIGNEHEQKTSAPVGELMDFRGLGKIDKAFVPFLEEVCLLHPSLIECQRKRSPMFTEWAFTALGRLLHFLKTNKGTDMNEDACEHLRLLWEELESFRFDLAWLEPHVQSALGMKKFVERELEVKELRNNMDALKIEVKRLKARLNLAELDFEDAKRDMGEAEQSFVEINMDSELGYGGMH, encoded by the exons atggagaagaaacAAGTTGGGGAGCTTGTATCGGTGACGTTCACATGGAAGATTGAGAAATTCTCTAGGTTGAGATCCCAGAAACATTACTCCGATGGTTTTAATGTCGGTGACTTTGAATG GCAAATTGTCGTATATCCGAAGGGCAGCAGCGGAATCCCTGGAACGCAAGATCTGTCGATATATTTGAAAGTTGCAGATGCTTCAGCATTGCCATCTGGGTGGAGTAAATATGCCCAATTCACCTTGACTGTCGTCAACCAAGTCAAATATGATAAGTCCATAACAGTTG AAACTAAACATGTGTTCTGCGCAAGTAAAAGAGATTGGGGTTTCACATCATTCATGCCTCTAAGTGAGCTTTGTGATGTCGCCCAAGGGTTTATTGTGAATGATACATGTGTTCTTGAAGCTGAGGTTGCTGTCAGTCAGGTTGACCATAGGGCCGAAGTCCAGGAAACTTGGTTTTGTCCTCCTTTAAAGCCCTCACACCATGAAGATGAAAGGCAAGGGTATTCAGATGTGGAAGCTGTACAACTTACAGCGCCTATTTCTGAACAGGTGCATGCTTTTCAGGATGCACCAAGTTCTGAACAAAAGCAAACAAATGCTGATTTTGACCAAGTTCTAATCTCTTCAGTAGCAGTTACGACACCTAGTTCTGCTCAAGTGCTGGCCTTGTGGGACGGACCAAGTGATGGACAAGTTTGGAATGGGGGTGACGATAGCCCTGTCGGATCTCCGATAGGCAATGAACATGAGCAAAAAACCTCTGCCCCAGTTGGCGAGCTCATGGATTTCAGGGGTTTAGGGAAAATAGACAAAGCTTTTGTTCCATTCCTGGAGGAAGTCTGTTTGTTGCATCCTTCATTGATCGAGTGCCAAAGGAAGAGGAGTCCTATGTTTACTGAATGGGCATTCACAGCTTTGGGCAGACTCCTGCATTTTCTAAAGACTAACAAGGGTACAGATATGAACGAGGATGCTTGTGAGCACCTTCGACTTTTATGGGAGGAGCTTGAGTCCTTCAGATTTGACTTGGCTTGGTTGGAGCCTCATGTTCAGTCCGCATTGGGAATGAAGAAGTTTGTGGAAAGGGAACTAGAGGTAAAAGAGCTGAGAAATAATATGGATGCtttgaagattgaagtcaagagGTTGAAGGCTAGGCTAAATTTGGCAGAGTTAGATTTTGAGGATGCGAAAAGAGACATGGGAGAGGCCGAACAAAGCTTTGTAGAAATAAATATGGATAGCGAGCTTGGTTATGGTGGGATGCATTAG
- the LOC126627872 gene encoding uncharacterized protein LOC126627872 isoform X1, with protein MEKKQVGELVSVTFTWRIEKFSRLRPQKHYSESFVVGDFKWQIVVYPKGSSGNPGKHDLSIYLNVADATTLPSGWSRYAQFTLTVVNQLDSDKSITVETKHVFSASKSDWGFTSFMPLSELSDCTEGFLVNDACVLEAEVAVSQVDYTSASEVHETWFFTPIKPSENENERQGHSNVDAVQFPQVLAFLDSPSSEQKQTNADSLQAPISSKALTTSSSYQVLAFQEEPSSEQYCPEPNDSPVESPIVKEHELARSTPLGELMDFRGLGNIDKDYVPFLEEVCLLHPSLIECQRKRSRVFTEWAFTALGRLLHFLKTTKGKDMIEDPCEEHLQLLWEELGTFKFDLAWLEPHVQSALGMKKFGERERHVTELRNNVDALDIEIKRLKAWLTVAEVEFVVAKTDMGEAEESFVAINMDSELGYGGRH; from the exons atggagaaaaagcAAGTTGGGGAGCTTGTATCTGTAACCTTCACATGGAGGATTGAAAAATTTTCAAGGTTGAGACCCCAGAAGCATTACTCTGAGAGTTTCGTGGTCGGTGATTTTAAATG GCAGATCGTTGTATATCCAAAGGGAAGCAGTGGAAATCCCGGAAAGCACGACCTGTCGATATATTTGAATGTCGCAGATGCTACAACATTGCCATCTGGGTGGAGCAGATATGCCCAATTCACCTTGACCGTTGTCAATCAACTTGACAGTGATAAGTCCATAACAGTTG AAACTAAACATGTCTTCAGCGCAAGTAAAAGTGATTGGGGCTTCACATCATTCATGCCTCTAAGTGAGCTTTCTGATTGCACCGAAGGATTTCTTGTGAATGATGCATGTGTTCTGGAAGCCGAGGTTGCTGTAAGTCAGGTTGACTACACGAGTGCTTCTGAAGTCCATGAAACGTGGTTTTTTACACCTATAAAACCCTCAGAGAACGAAAATGAAAGGCAAGGACATTCAAATGTGGACGCGGTGCAATTTCCACAGGTGCTTGCTTTTCTGGATTCACCAAGTTCTGAACAAAAGCAAACAAATGCTGATTCGTTGCAAGCTCCAATCTCTTCAAAAGCACTTACGACATCCAGTTCTTATCAAGTGCTTGCTTTCCAGGAAGAACCAAGCTCTGAACAATATTGCCCTGAGCCTAACGATAGCCCTGTTGAATCTCCCATAGTCAAGGAACATGAGCTAGCACGGTCCACCCCACTTGGTGAGCTCATGGATTTCCGGGGTTTAGGGAATATAGACAAAGATTATGTTCCATTTCTAGAGGAAGTCTGTTTGTTGCATCCTTCATTGATCGAGTGCCAAAGGAAGAGAAGTCGTGTGTTTACTGAATGGGCATTCACAGCTTTGGGTAGACTCCTGCACTTTTTGAAGACTACAAAGGGTAAGGATATGATCGAGGATCCCTGTGAGGAGCACCTTCAACTTTTATGGGAGGAGCTCGGAACCTTCAAATTTGACTTGGCTTGGTTGGAGCCTCATGTTCAGTCTGCTTTGGGTATGAAGAAGTTTGGGGAAAGGGAACGGCATGTAACGGAGCTGAGAAATAATGTGGATGCTTTGGATATTGAGATCAAGAGGTTGAAGGCTTGGCTAACTGTTGCGGAGGTAGAATTTGTGGTTGCGAAAACAGACATGGGAGAGGCAGAAGAAAGCTTTGTTGCAATAAATATGGATAGTGAGCTCGGTTATGGCGGGAGGCATTAG
- the LOC126627872 gene encoding uncharacterized protein LOC126627872 isoform X2: MIVVYPKGSSGNPGKHDLSIYLNVADATTLPSGWSRYAQFTLTVVNQLDSDKSITVETKHVFSASKSDWGFTSFMPLSELSDCTEGFLVNDACVLEAEVAVSQVDYTSASEVHETWFFTPIKPSENENERQGHSNVDAVQFPQVLAFLDSPSSEQKQTNADSLQAPISSKALTTSSSYQVLAFQEEPSSEQYCPEPNDSPVESPIVKEHELARSTPLGELMDFRGLGNIDKDYVPFLEEVCLLHPSLIECQRKRSRVFTEWAFTALGRLLHFLKTTKGKDMIEDPCEEHLQLLWEELGTFKFDLAWLEPHVQSALGMKKFGERERHVTELRNNVDALDIEIKRLKAWLTVAEVEFVVAKTDMGEAEESFVAINMDSELGYGGRH; the protein is encoded by the exons ATG ATCGTTGTATATCCAAAGGGAAGCAGTGGAAATCCCGGAAAGCACGACCTGTCGATATATTTGAATGTCGCAGATGCTACAACATTGCCATCTGGGTGGAGCAGATATGCCCAATTCACCTTGACCGTTGTCAATCAACTTGACAGTGATAAGTCCATAACAGTTG AAACTAAACATGTCTTCAGCGCAAGTAAAAGTGATTGGGGCTTCACATCATTCATGCCTCTAAGTGAGCTTTCTGATTGCACCGAAGGATTTCTTGTGAATGATGCATGTGTTCTGGAAGCCGAGGTTGCTGTAAGTCAGGTTGACTACACGAGTGCTTCTGAAGTCCATGAAACGTGGTTTTTTACACCTATAAAACCCTCAGAGAACGAAAATGAAAGGCAAGGACATTCAAATGTGGACGCGGTGCAATTTCCACAGGTGCTTGCTTTTCTGGATTCACCAAGTTCTGAACAAAAGCAAACAAATGCTGATTCGTTGCAAGCTCCAATCTCTTCAAAAGCACTTACGACATCCAGTTCTTATCAAGTGCTTGCTTTCCAGGAAGAACCAAGCTCTGAACAATATTGCCCTGAGCCTAACGATAGCCCTGTTGAATCTCCCATAGTCAAGGAACATGAGCTAGCACGGTCCACCCCACTTGGTGAGCTCATGGATTTCCGGGGTTTAGGGAATATAGACAAAGATTATGTTCCATTTCTAGAGGAAGTCTGTTTGTTGCATCCTTCATTGATCGAGTGCCAAAGGAAGAGAAGTCGTGTGTTTACTGAATGGGCATTCACAGCTTTGGGTAGACTCCTGCACTTTTTGAAGACTACAAAGGGTAAGGATATGATCGAGGATCCCTGTGAGGAGCACCTTCAACTTTTATGGGAGGAGCTCGGAACCTTCAAATTTGACTTGGCTTGGTTGGAGCCTCATGTTCAGTCTGCTTTGGGTATGAAGAAGTTTGGGGAAAGGGAACGGCATGTAACGGAGCTGAGAAATAATGTGGATGCTTTGGATATTGAGATCAAGAGGTTGAAGGCTTGGCTAACTGTTGCGGAGGTAGAATTTGTGGTTGCGAAAACAGACATGGGAGAGGCAGAAGAAAGCTTTGTTGCAATAAATATGGATAGTGAGCTCGGTTATGGCGGGAGGCATTAG